TTAATGAGCTAAACTATTATAATTTTCATTCCCCTTGGTTTCGTCCAACACATGATAATTATGTTGGAAATGTCTTTGCTATGGGAGTGGGTATTGCCTGGATACCATTCTTTCTTTTTGCTCATATTATAAGCTTAATTAGTAATATTTTGTTGGGTTTTTTATTAAAAATAAAAGAATTTTTTCCATTAGATGGTTATTCCTATCTCTATATAGCCATTATTTCATTAGGAAGTTGTTTTTACGGACTCCTTGCCCTATTTTTATCCTTTAGGGTCTCAAAAAGGTTTTTCTCAACAGAAGATAGTTTTCTAGCCCTTCTGAATATCTTTCTTGCTTCTCCATTTGTCTTTGTCTTTTACTGGATGCCAACTTATGCACATCTTGTAGATAGTTTTGCAATAGCATTATTTCTTTTAATGTGGATTGAGAAAGAAAAGAAAAAAGGAAAGCTTTGGTGGTTTTTGTGGGGCCTTTCTTTTGGATTTGTTTGTCTTGTAAGGTGGCAAAATATTGTTTTTAGTATCCTTCTTTTTGCCCCTCCAAGGTTTCATAAGCTTTTTATAAACCACCTTTTCTTTTTAATCGGAGCTTTTTTGCCTTTCTTCCACAATTGATTGCCTGGAGGATAATTCATAGAGAATTTATCCTTATTCCACAAGGGGGTGACTTTATGAAGTGGACTTCTCCCGAAATCCTTAAATTCCTTTTTTCATCTTGGCATGGCCTTTATTCTTGGACACCTATCCTTATCTTTTCTACATTAGGACTATTTTTGCTTTATAAAACAAACAAAAGAATTGCAATTGGCTTGCTGTCTCAAATAATGCCAAAGGAAGGTCATGGTATCAACAGATATATGTTTTGCATTAGAAAAACAACAGCTTGATGAAAATATATATTTTCTGATATAATAAGACTATAAAAAAAGTGAAAAATATGTTAGTTTATTTTTAATAAGGCAAAAAGCAAGTTTAATAATTAAGAAGGATGATATGAAATCATTGGAAAATGTTAATCAGATTAAGAGAAAACTATTAAGAATGCCAAATGGGAAAATTAAGGAAATTGAAGATTTTGTTGAGTTTATCTGGTTAAGAATTTCAAAGAGCAGAAAACGAAAAATTGAAAAGCTTGAAGGAATTTGGCAGGGATTGGGATTTGAAAAAATTGATGTAGAAAAAGGTATTTCAAGCCTTCGAAAATATGCTGGAGAGTCTTTATTGGAGAGGGAAAAGAAATGGAATATTTAGCAGATACGGTGGCTATTATAAGACATTTTGCAAAATATGGATATATTGGTAGAGAGGCAAAGAAAATACTAGAAAAGGCTGATGGAGGTGAAAATATTATTTGGATTTCTATTGTATCAATAATAGAAATTATGTATTTAGCTGAACGAAACAAAATTCCACTAAATTTAACCAAAACAAGAGAGAAAATAGAAGATTTGGACAATTATAGGATTATTGACTTAGATTTTGATATCGTAGAAATGGCAGATAAAATTAAAGGTTTAGAGTTACATGACCGATTAATAGTTGCATCGGCAAAATATCTGGGTTTATCTATTTTAACAACTGACAAAGAAATAAAAGAGAAAGGAATGATAGATGTTATTTGGGAGTGAGTTCGACCTTCGCATAACAGATGACTTACGATATGCTATTCAAAAACATAAGTAACTATTCAGTCATTACAGAGAGAAACGGAGAATGGATGAATTGGAGAGAGGGAGAAGGGGAGAAAGGGAGAATCTTAAGAAGGGGAGAAATTTCTCCGTTTCACAGAAAAAGGGGAGAATGGG
This window of the bacterium genome carries:
- a CDS encoding PIN domain-containing protein — its product is MEYLADTVAIIRHFAKYGYIGREAKKILEKADGGENIIWISIVSIIEIMYLAERNKIPLNLTKTREKIEDLDNYRIIDLDFDIVEMADKIKGLELHDRLIVASAKYLGLSILTTDKEIKEKGMIDVIWE